The region AGCTGTTACCGTCACGTCCAGACCCCTGGCCGGGAGCTCGATACGCCAAACGACGGGGATCTCCCTGCCAGCAACCGCGGCGCTTGATCCGGGCGTCACCTTGAGCTCGTTGGGAGAAAACGGCGTAGGTCTGCCACTCGCGAAGATCCAGGTGCCCGATGTAAAACCTCCGCCCTTGTCGTCACGCAGGCGGAAGCCCATCATCTTTTCTCCGTTGTCGAAATGCAGGGAGAACCACTCCCAACCGGTCTGATTGGCCGCCAGCGGCTGGCTCGACCACTCCCGATCCAGCCATGCTTTTCCGGCCACAGTGACTTTCTTGCCGGCGGCCTCAAGTTCGCCAGAAACGGTGAAAAACGGCTGCGAGTAATAGTAACTCGCCTGACCGGCGGCCGATTTTACTGAATAGCCATTGTCACCATGGGAAACGATCGGACCTTTCGCTTGCAGATCGAGCCGATAGCGAAAATCCGTTCCGGAGGCCGACATTTCCAAATGCGAAAGCTGATCGTCGTTTGATGGCGATTGGCTCGCCCTCAGTTGCCACTCGTCAATCCACGCTGAAAAGGGGGCTGCCGAGACACCTGCCTGACCGACACCGCCGCGTGCGAGGCGCTCCGCGGAGAACTGGCGCTCGGGCGTGGTAAGGGCAGCGTTACCCATCCAGACCTGCGGGCTTGACCAGCCCTCTCCCTCACGCGGCGCCGCGGCCGACCGGAACAGGGTCCACTGTGCTCCATAGTCCCTGCCGTCGGAGCCTTTGAGGTTGGCGGTCACGTACCACCATTCAATTCGAAACTCGGGATGCGGGCCGTGATCTTTTGGAAACTCGAACGGCACACCCGGCTTCGGCAGGGCGAACCCCTCCGCGGCCTGGGTGCCGAGCCCCGCGAAGCCCTGCGCGTGTGCCGACCCACCCGCGACAAGGCTCAAGAAAACAGCGAACACTGTAGGCGATCTAACGTTCATTGGCGAAAACCTTGAGAAGCGTCGAGGGCGTCACCTTCGACAGTTGCCGAAGGGGCACGGCGACGGAAACTACAGCAGCCAGGACCGCAAAGCCGCCGAGGCGAAGCCAGTCGGCCGGAAACAAGCGCAGCGGCAACCGCCAACCGAAAGCCTCGACATTCACGACCGCCAGAAGAACCCAGGCGAGCGAGATGCCGACCGGCACCGCCAGCGTGAGCGTGATCGTCACCAGCATCATCGTGCGCCAGAGCTCCAGCTTCACAAGATGCCGTCTGGTCAAACCCATCGCCCAGACCGGGGCAAGCTGCGGCAGTCTCATTCCGGAAAGCGTCGTCATGCTTGCGAAGAGCGCGACGCCCGCTACTCCAAGGGTCAGCACGTTAAGGGCTGCGGTGATCGAGAAGGTCTGCTCGAATATTTCCATGGAACGGCGCTTAAGGCTCGCCTGATCGACAACATTGGCGGACCGCAGCCCGAATTCATCAGTGAGCTCTCGCTTCAACGCCTGCACATTACCAGCTGGGATCCTCACGCCGAACCTTAAACGCGGGACGTTGGGGTAATGTCGTGT is a window of Sinorhizobium numidicum DNA encoding:
- a CDS encoding lipocalin-like domain-containing protein, with the translated sequence MNVRSPTVFAVFLSLVAGGSAHAQGFAGLGTQAAEGFALPKPGVPFEFPKDHGPHPEFRIEWWYVTANLKGSDGRDYGAQWTLFRSAAAPREGEGWSSPQVWMGNAALTTPERQFSAERLARGGVGQAGVSAAPFSAWIDEWQLRASQSPSNDDQLSHLEMSASGTDFRYRLDLQAKGPIVSHGDNGYSVKSAAGQASYYYSQPFFTVSGELEAAGKKVTVAGKAWLDREWSSQPLAANQTGWEWFSLHFDNGEKMMGFRLRDDKGGGFTSGTWIFASGRPTPFSPNELKVTPGSSAAVAGREIPVVWRIELPARGLDVTVTALNNAAWVTSQFPYWEGPVRISGSASGIGYLEMTGY